In the Malus domestica chromosome 16, GDT2T_hap1 genome, one interval contains:
- the LOC139193117 gene encoding uncharacterized protein, with amino-acid sequence MEGLVTKFGSSLSLSEKEKGRVKIGKKDVEGALLGFHYSVVAEVFSVKPINDTAFVDQFTSLWRGREGVSIRALGGARFMARFVGRRDMYRVLESETPWLFREDLVLVADGAKHGRWNDPLHLVTMWVQFHNVLPLNMTEAIAWAISGVLGTVVKVDRDDGRDCIGRFLRVKITFDVRKSLMRGTNVVFPDDETMWVDFQYEGLPSYCLICGKVGHVTRWSKEERMGDEASDVEMGDLVAFKGLDADYDLRGNCLGVKKGGQRGQMGRSEENERRRLEREKAFDAGLIGPGRFVTLGVGSVELLCHPEVVAGISENPPMLQQSKDIDLNIPIMEVVEEGLAWALGRYGVEGDVGQDIASQDSDPFNLLPIIEAVSKGRMKRGREAEEEDVAVLDDGFARGHKIQRSITDQTEATCNWLHSPEIVALLETKNNSQWFHFLKRRLGMSCMHAIEPRGIAGGLCVFWRAAKDVVLVKYGEFFIKVLIADGVRNLRWCLVVVYASTVASKREQQFEVGGNERTVSSMRTFRTFVAQAKLLDLVFVGYPYTWRNRKEEGFIQERLDRALATHDSIQSYQQTVVKHVVLEGLDHAMLMKGNNEIYLGFLYPSDNPYDQEPFGHDGYEKKGFFQRLTFRAYLQQLVLLTEVVQPRHTKRFMYDPRWNLDPKCDEIVRACWGNTHGGTHALNILHRL; translated from the exons ATGGAGGGTTTGGTCACGAAGTTTGGTAGCAGTCTGTCTCTTTCGGAGAAAGAAAAGGGCAGGGTGAAGATTGGGAAGAAGGATGTGGAAGGTGCATTATTAGGGTTTCACTACAGTGTTGTTGCAGAGGTCTTCTCAGTGAAACCTATCAATGATACTGCTTTTGTCGACCAGTTTACGAGTTTGTGGCGAGGAAGAGAGGGTGTTTCCATTAGGGCTTTGGGTGGGGCACGTTTCATGGCTAGGTTTGTGGGTCGGCGAGACATGTACCGTGTGTTAGAGTCCGAGACGCCATGGTTGTTCCGGGAGGATCTGGTGTTAGTTGCGGATGGGGCTAAACATGGGCGGTGGAATGATCCATTGCATTTGGTAACAATGTGGGTTCAGTTTCATAACGTCTTACCGCTTAATATGACGGAAGCTATTGCGTGGGCAATTAGCGGGGTACTTGGTACTGTTGTTAAGGTGGATAGGGATGATGGTAGGGATTGTATTGGGAGATTCCTACGTGTGAAAATTACCTTTGATGTAAGGAAATCGCTTATGAGGGgaacaaatgttgtttttccTGATGATGAAACAATGTGGGTGGATTTTCAATATGAGGGGCTCCCTAGTTATTGTCTCATTTGTGGTAAGGTGGGCCATGTCACTCGCTGGTCTAAAGAGGAACGAATGGGCGATGAGGCTTCCGACGTTGAAATGGGGGACTTAGTAGCTTTTAAGGGCCTTGACGCAGACTATGACTTGAGAGGAAATTGTCTTGGGGTGAAAAAAGGTGGACAGCGGGGACAAATGGGGAGGAGTG AGGAGAATGAGAGACGACGGCTAGAGCGGGAGAAAGCCTTTGATGCTGGGCTTATTGGTCCCGGAAGGTTTGTTACTCTGGGTGTGGGGTCAGTAGAGCTGTTGTGTCATCCGGAAGTGGTTGCGGGTATTAGTGAGAATCCGCCAATGCTGCAACAAAGTAAGGATATTGATCTAAATATCCCAATCATGGAAGTGGTTGAAGAGGGGCTTGCTTGGGCACTTGGAAGGTATGGTGTAGAGGGGGATGTCGGCCAAGATATTGCTTCACAAGACTCGGACCCATTTAATCTCCTTCCCATCATTGAGGCTGTTTCTAAGGGAAGGATGAAAAGAGGTCGTGAGGCTGAGGAAGAGGATGTGGCAGTTTTGGATGATGGTTTCGCTCGTGGGCACAAGATACAACGGTCTATTACAGACCAAACGGAGGCTACCTGC AATTGGCTCCACTCTCCCGAGATAGTGGCTTTACTAGAAACTAAGAATAATAGTCAGTGGTTCCATTTTTTAAAGAGAAGGCTCGGCATGTCTTGTATGCATGCTATTGAGCCTAGGGGGATTGCTGGTGGTTTGTGTGTTTTTTGGAGGGCTGCGAAGGATGTGGTTTTGGTGAAATATGGGGAGTTCTTCATTAAAGTTTTAATTGCGGATGGGGTGAGGAATCTGAGGTGGTGTTTGGTGGTTGTGTATGCGAGTACAGTTGCAAGCAAACGGGAACAACAGTTTGAG GTTGGGGGGAATGAAAGAACTGTGTCGAGTATGAGAACTTTTCGTACTTTTGTGGCTCAAGCAAAGTTGCTAGACTTGGTTTTTGTAGGGTATCCGTATACATGGCGCAATAGAAAGGAGGAAGGGTTTATTCAGGAACGATTGGATCGAGCGTTGGCCACTCATGATTCGATTCAGTCTTATCAGCAAACCGTTGTGAAACATGTGGTGTTGGAGGGATTGGATCATGCCATGCTcatgaagggaaataatgagatttatttgggatttcta tatccctctgacaatccttatgaccaggaaccttttggacatgatggttatgagAAGAAG ggtttcttccaaagattgactttcagggcatatctccaacagCTCGTGTTGCTTACGGAGGTGGTCCAACCTAGACACACGAAACGGTTCATGTATGATCCACGGTGGAATTTGGATCCAAAATGTGATGAGATTGTGCGTGCTTGCTGGGGGAATACTCACGGTGGAACCCATGCTCTTAACATTTTGCATCGTCTTTGA